A single Desulfobaculum xiamenense DNA region contains:
- a CDS encoding lysozyme inhibitor LprI family protein, whose protein sequence is MTECEPSASASDCLHCENLRLEAADDELNRVYRELMGMLGDEERRMLRDAQRSWMRMRDLSFALWSSLRAEGGREGLCAAVAVQRELTGRRAEELAELLAVGRERAGRMRGASVAVAAVPVERVSGGRAPEGAAMHGRESVQTVQGVEATRAALPGRHTLRMQWLAAGDPGEAVVEERDGALSLTGRQEHAGNFVEIEGHIVEVRADGFAFEGTVRTRVAHINGGLPCERTGRMAFTVRNGRWFWRLQAITNPCCGVADYIDLDMERVGAVVLKPAR, encoded by the coding sequence ATGACGGAGTGCGAGCCGTCCGCGTCCGCATCCGATTGTCTGCATTGCGAAAATCTCCGACTTGAAGCCGCGGATGACGAATTGAACCGCGTCTACCGCGAACTCATGGGCATGCTTGGCGATGAGGAACGCAGGATGCTGCGCGACGCCCAGCGCTCGTGGATGCGCATGCGCGATTTGAGCTTCGCGCTGTGGTCGAGCTTGCGGGCGGAGGGCGGGCGCGAGGGCCTGTGTGCGGCGGTGGCCGTTCAGCGGGAACTGACCGGCAGGCGTGCGGAGGAACTCGCCGAACTGTTGGCGGTGGGGCGCGAACGTGCCGGAAGGATGCGTGGCGCGTCCGTGGCTGTGGCGGCAGTGCCTGTGGAACGTGTCTCCGGTGGGAGGGCACCCGAGGGCGCGGCCATGCATGGGCGTGAATCCGTGCAGACGGTGCAGGGTGTGGAGGCGACGCGGGCTGCGCTACCCGGCAGGCATACGCTACGCATGCAGTGGCTCGCGGCGGGAGATCCCGGCGAGGCGGTGGTGGAGGAACGTGACGGGGCGCTTTCGTTGACCGGGCGGCAGGAGCATGCCGGGAATTTCGTAGAGATCGAAGGGCACATCGTGGAAGTGCGGGCTGACGGCTTCGCCTTCGAGGGGACGGTGCGCACCCGCGTGGCCCACATCAACGGCGGTCTGCCCTGCGAGCGCACGGGGCGTATGGCGTTCACGGTGCGCAACGGTCGCTGGTTCTGGCGCTTGCAGGCCATCACCAACCCGTGTTGCGGGGTGGCGGATTACATCGATTTGGATATGGAGCGGGTAGGGGCTGTAGTGCTCAAGCCTGCGCGATGA
- a CDS encoding response regulator — translation MAIDRNLHIIVADRSETMQKHIRHILRAHGYTNVTLASNGIEVARLVHSSTVEFIVSAWNLPKIKGIDILRRIRSMEATRDIPFLMVTSRGDTSYVDAARRHGVSAYLVKPFTPDAFMRAFTAALTRHGLIAQA, via the coding sequence ATGGCCATCGACAGAAACCTGCACATCATCGTCGCCGACAGGTCGGAAACCATGCAAAAGCATATCCGGCACATCCTCCGCGCCCACGGCTACACGAACGTGACTCTCGCTTCGAACGGCATCGAGGTCGCTCGCCTCGTACATTCATCGACCGTCGAGTTCATCGTCAGTGCGTGGAATCTTCCGAAGATCAAGGGTATAGACATCCTGCGGCGCATCCGGTCCATGGAGGCCACGCGCGACATCCCCTTCCTCATGGTCACCTCGCGCGGAGACACCAGCTACGTCGATGCGGCCCGCCGCCACGGGGTGTCCGCCTATCTCGTCAAGCCCTTCACGCCCGACGCCTTCATGCGCGCCTTCACCGCCGCCCTCACCCGGCACGGCCTCATCGCGCAGGCTTGA